The Mercurialis annua linkage group LG8, ddMerAnnu1.2, whole genome shotgun sequence genome window below encodes:
- the LOC126660049 gene encoding glucan endo-1,3-beta-glucosidase, acidic codes for MKPLVLVLVLLVFLRLTTTITAATPRFLSTAVGVTYTSSFSPAIPSPPPDKIAAAISSLHFRCVRLTDPEPNLIRSFSYTNTSLFLSIPNSFLFPLAANRSLALRWLYGHVLPFYPRSRISLISVGDDAVSAQLAPLILPAIRNVYLALRGLGIDKIAVSTTFSFVNAVTTPFPPSSALFQDPIGRLVIRPLLQFLQETNSSFLVKVYPYNMYRLNSEIPIGFALFQQHPFNFRDDTVTGVRYRNLFDMMVDAVIAAMAVAGHQNIPVIVAETGWPSSGGEVREVDASPEFAETYIKGLVGHLKSGLGGTPLRKEGGVKETYIFELADKNVKQEDDGSTRNWGILYPNLTRKYRHIDFSSDGSVNRAGFFMFVAVWFLIAGLLSLQ; via the coding sequence atgaaaccgCTCGTTTTAGTGCTCGTCCTCCTCGTCTTTCTCCGATTAACCACCACGATCACCGCCGCAACTCCACGTTTTCTCTCCACCGCAGTCGGTGTAACCTACACATCGTCATTCTCACCGGCGATTCCATCACCACCGCCGGATAAAATCGCTGCCGCGATCTCCTCCTTACATTTCCGCTGCGTCCGCCTCACTGATCCTGAACCTAACCTAATCCGCTCCTTTTCATACACAAACACCTCTCTGTTTCTCTCTATCCCTAACTCCTTCCTCTTCCCCCTCGCCGCTAACCGCTCTCTCGCTCTCCGGTGGCTGTACGGTCATGTTTTACCGTTTTACCCTCGCTCGAGAATCTCACTCATTTCAGTCGGAGACGATGCCGTTTCAGCTCAACTCGCACCGCTTATACTCCCGGCTATTCGAAACGTTTATTTAGCGTTACGTGGACTCGGAATCGACAAAATCGCCGTCTCCACAACTTTCTCCTTCGTCAACGCCGTTACGACGCCGTTTCCTCCGTCGTCAGCTCTATTTCAAGATCCGATCGGCCGTCTGGTGATCAGACCGTTATTACAGTTTTTACAAGAGACGAACTCGTCGTTTTTAGTCAAGGTTTATCCGTACAACATGTACAGATTAAACTCTGAGATACCGATCGGATTCGCTTTGTTTCAACAACATCCGTTCAATTTCAGAGACGACACGGTGACCGGAGTTCGTTATCGGAATCTCTTCGATATGATGGTTGACGCTGTTATAGCCGCAATGGCGGTGGCCGGACATCAGAATATTCCAGTAATTGTAGCTGAGACAGGCTGGCCGAGCTCTGGCGGTGAGGTGCGTGAGGTCGACGCGAGTCCGGAATTTGCAGAGACTTATATAAAAGGATTAGTTGGACATTTGAAATCCGGGCTCGGTGGTACGCCGTTGAGAAAAGAAGGCGGTGTTAAGGAGACGTATATTTTTGAATTGGctgataaaaatgtgaagcaaGAAGACGACGGCAGTACCAGAAATTGGGGGATTTTGTACCCTAATTTGACTAGAAAGTATCGTCACATTGATTTTTCCAGCGACGGGTCTGTTAACCGTGCCGGTTTTTTCATGTTCGTTGCGGTCTGGTTTCTAATAGCTGGTTTATTATCACTGCAATAG
- the LOC126660826 gene encoding uncharacterized protein LOC126660826 has translation MALMNVHHTLQFKSCDIFGNHSKAFNFLPIKSTNFQVLTLVAKKRANARTESAKTIELRRRKKFNGTSEKPRLSVFCSTKQLYAMLVDDENKKCLFYGNTLQKSLRGGSCSKIEAAEALGEELVKACQELYIDEISSYDRNGFSRGERIKAFEIAVSQHGFLPR, from the exons ATGGCTCTTATGAATGTTCATCATACCCTCCAATTCAAAAGTTGTGATATCTTTGGAAACCACTCTAAAGCTTTTAATTTTCTCCCTATAAAAAGTACAA attttcagGTATTGACATTGGTGGCAAAGAAAAGGGCCAATGCTAGAACAGAAAGTGCAAAAACCATAGAATTAAGAAGGCGAAAGAAG TTCAATGGCACGTCCGAAAAGCCACGGCTTTCAGTCTTCTGTTCAACTAAGCAATTATACGCTATGCTGGTAGATGACGAAAACAAGAAGTGTTTATTTTATGGAAACACATTACAAAAATCTTTGCGGGGCGGTTCTTGTAGCAAGATT GAAGCTGCTGAAGCTCTTGGCGAAGAGCTTGTTAAGGCTTGTCAGGAACTTTATATCGATGAAATATCATCATATGATCGCAATGGTTTTTCTCGTGGGGAAAGAATTAAAGCATTTGAAATTGCAGTTTCACAGCATGGATTCTTACCTAGATAG
- the LOC126661220 gene encoding uncharacterized protein At2g39920, which yields MSAYAHQMEREFSAQDLSSRGGSEMGSRYLVESGFYMTSYAAAIFIGGLVIVGVLMVTLLIAVTVMLQTCESRSKGVVAIQTPNYDYDHCKIFAMHAELNNLRPKDFPSMCKNFAVQNIREGRYARDLNSSLLLVEKYFDNATLLNDGLDVVIMDIDDILPTPDYAHQLIDGLNQYGCSGCFEEAEHLKQKLLLRLYNKLQARGWSLILLSSKPERLRNATVEQLIFAGYRGWSSVIMRSDDELEMNIHEYFTKRRTAILTEGFRVTGVISSRMDALIGQSPGQRRFKLPNPIFYYLHPFKENLYEK from the exons ATGTCGGCTTATGCCCATCAAATGGAGAGGGAGTTCTCTGCTCAAGATCTCTCGAGTAGAGGAGGCTCCG AAATGGGAAGTCGATATTTAGTAGAGTCGGGGTTCTACATGACATCTTATGCTGCAGCAATCTTCATCGGCGGTCTTGTAATTGTTGGAGTTCTAATGGTCACCTTACTGATTGCTGTGACAGTAATGCTGCAAACCTGTGAAAGTAGAAGCAAAGGTGTTGTCGCGATCCAAACACCAAACTATGATTACGACCACTGCAAGATTTTTGCTATGCATGCGGAACTCAACAACTTGAGGCCGAAGGATTTCCCTTCGATGTGCAAGAATTTTGCTGTTCAGAACATCAGAGAAGGCCGCTATGCGAGAGATTTAAACAGTTCTTTATTGTTGGTGGAGAAATACTTTGATAATGCCACACTATTAAATGATGGACTTGATGTCGTAATTATGGACATAGATGATATTCTTCCGACTCCTGATTATGCACATCAGTTAATAGACGG ATTAAATCAGTACGGCTGTAGTGGTTGTTTTGAAGAAGCGGAACATTTGAAACAAAAACTTCTGCTCAGATTATACAACAAACTTCAAGCTAGGGGATGGTCTTTGATTTTATTATCAAGCAAACCAGAGAGACTACGAAATGCCACTGTCGAGCAGCTTATTTTTGCAGGATACAGAGGTTGGTCTTCGGTCATTATGAG ATCAGATGACGAATTGGAAATGAACATTCATGaatactttacgaaacgaaGGACGGCAATTTTGACAGAGGGGTTCCGCGTTACCGGAGTAATTAGCAGTCGAATGGATGCTTTAATCGGACAATCGCCGGGACAACGCAGATTTAAGCTCCCAAATCCCATTTTTTATTATCTACATCCTTTTAAAGAGAACTTGTATGAAAAATAG
- the LOC126660825 gene encoding protein HOTHEAD-like, translating to MNYLVTIHGRWLLTAFLVLTVHLSESSPVPQGKRLPFLTSDVKEVSKKSFDFIIVGGGTAGCPLAATLSEKYSVLVVERGGSPYENPLVWNRMYYGLALLQTDEFSSAAQRFTSEEGVPSHRGRVLGGSSGINAAFYSRASDDFVKRVGWDEELVKEAYEWVESRVVFKPELTAWQSALKFCLLEAGFLPYNGFIWEHIEGTKIGGTIYDKNGTRHTSADLLRAGNPEKITVLLNATVKNIIFHGNGNERIARGIRFIKSDGSTNQTYEAYLKEPEDSSLKGEVILSAGALGSPQILMLSGIGPEKHLKDFGIPLVLNLKGVGREMQDNPAIAYIPDSKAKYQLSDTPQVAGIAKDFKFIIEGGIVPINSSSTLTRTRISIKLAFPESKGMLKLNSTDPRQNPSVKFNYLSNKKDLDSCVEMARLLQRISRTKSVVMFLKNGVPNNQTSSTDKLREFCKKNVRTFYHYHGGCTVRSVVDRDYKVYGVENLRVIDGSTLLESPGTNPMATLLMLGRYQGIKILRERDNIFVSNSQKQP from the exons ATGAATTATTTAGTAACCATCCATGGTCGTTGGCTTCTCACAGCTTTTCTCGTTTTGACTGTTCACTTGTCCGAATCTTCTCCAGTGCCTCAAG GAAAAAGGCTCCCGTTCCTGACTTCAGATGTTAAAGAGGTCTCGAAAAAGTCTTTTGATTTCATTATAGTTGGGGGAGGCACCGCAGGTTGTCCCCTGGCGGCAACTCTCTCAGAAAAGTACTCTGTGCTTGTAGTAGAACGAGGTGGTTCTCCTTACGAAAATCCATTAGTATGGAATCGGATGTATTATGGTCTCGCGCTTCTTCAAACTGATGAATTTTCATCAGCGGCTCAAAGGTTTACGTCCGAGGAAGGAGTTCCGAGTCATAGAGGACGAGTTCTTGGAGGATCTTCAGGGATAAATGCCGCCTTCTATAGTAGAGCTAGCGATGATTTTGTTAAAAGAGTTGGGTGGGATGAAGAATTGGTGAAGGAAGCTTATGAGTGGGTGGAGTCTAGAGTTGTTTTTAAACCCGAGCTTACCGCTTGGCAATCTGCTCTTAAATTTTGTTTGCTTGAAGCAGGATTTCTTCCTTATAATGGGTTTATCTGGGAACATATTGAGGGAACAAAGATTGGTGGAACTATCTATGATAAAAATGGAACAAGGCATACCTCAGCTGATCTTCTGAGAGCAGGAAATCCAGAAAAAATCACAGTTCTTCTGAATGCAACAGTAAAGAACATCATTTTCCATGGCAATG GAAATGAAAGGATAGCTCGTGGCATTAGGTTCATCAAGAGCGATGGCAGCACCAATCAAACTTATGAAGCTTACCTCAAGGAACCTGAGGATTCGAGCTTGAAGGGAGAAGTTATATTGTCAGCAGGAGCATTAGGCAGCCCGCAAATACTTATGCTAAGTGGCATAGGACCAGAAAAACATCTTAAGGATTTCGGCATCCCACTCGTGCTGAACCTGAAAGGAGTCGGAAGAGAGATGCAAGACAACCCTGCTATTGCGTATATACCTGACTCAAAAGCCAAATATCAACTGTCGGATACTCCTCAAGTCGCAGGCATTGCAAAAGACTTCAAATTCATCATAGAAGGCGGGATTGTACCAATAAACTCGAGTTCAACGTTGACAAGGACTCGAATTTCCATTAAGCTTGCATTTCCGGAATCGAAAGGGATGCTGAAACTGAACAGCACAGATCCTCGGCAGAATCCTTCGGTCAAATTCAACTATCTATCGAATAAAAAAGACTTAGACAGTTGTGTCGAGATGGCTCGGTTGCTGCAAAGGATATCGAGGACTAAATCTGTCGTTATGTTCTTGAAGAATGGGGTTCCGAATAATCAGACATCGAGTACCGATAAGCTGAGAGAATTCTGTAAGAAGAATGTGAGAACCTTTTATCACTATCATGGCGGTTGTACGGTCCGCTCGGTTGTCGACAGGGATTACAAAGTGTATGGAGTTGAGAACCTGAGGGTAATTGATGGATCAACATTGTTGGAATCACCAGGCACAAATCCTATGGCTACTCTGTTAATGCTTGGAAGGTATCAAGGAATCAAAATTCTAAGAGAGAGGGATAATATCTTTGTATCTAATAGTCAAAAACAACCTTAG